From Gimesia panareensis, the proteins below share one genomic window:
- a CDS encoding PDZ domain-containing protein: MTTQSTGETEMRNFVGVVTEPIPAYLEAQLHDMLQSGQGIGVKMVVPDSPAQKAGLKPFDVLTSYNGKAITSSDTLRKFVLDSDKGETIELEIIRASRIQKVQITLTQKLFRYYKFQVTPLGQKAKLVQNDQKKKQPEKSGKDAPIAARSTESDPLGRKEPLNFNSPTAEATHNLCLLFVGNFKGEYSVEVNYQDETENLQSYHFTGSPREITQQIVDLPENVQLIINERLKELKLALQGKASFRLQIKPHMQGKDRFTRVLLSRATKEKSVRMVELDHPLGNRPNLNVNQILGNQVFTNELEQLTPAIQEQIRTMLHRIRIPTIRVHADSPI; encoded by the coding sequence GTGACGACCCAGTCTACCGGCGAGACCGAAATGCGGAACTTCGTGGGTGTCGTCACGGAACCGATTCCCGCCTATTTGGAAGCACAACTGCACGACATGCTGCAATCAGGACAGGGCATCGGGGTCAAAATGGTGGTGCCCGATTCCCCGGCTCAGAAGGCAGGCCTCAAACCATTTGATGTGCTGACCAGCTACAATGGCAAAGCGATTACTTCCTCCGACACACTCCGTAAATTTGTTCTGGACTCAGACAAAGGGGAAACGATCGAGCTGGAAATCATCCGGGCTTCCCGAATTCAAAAAGTCCAAATCACCCTGACGCAAAAACTGTTTCGCTATTACAAATTCCAGGTGACCCCACTCGGACAGAAAGCGAAACTCGTTCAGAATGATCAGAAGAAGAAACAACCTGAGAAATCAGGCAAGGACGCCCCGATCGCCGCCCGCTCAACGGAATCGGATCCGCTTGGGAGAAAAGAGCCCCTCAATTTCAACTCGCCCACGGCGGAAGCGACCCATAATCTGTGTCTGCTCTTTGTGGGTAACTTCAAAGGTGAATACTCGGTTGAAGTCAACTACCAGGATGAGACAGAAAATCTGCAATCTTACCATTTCACAGGCAGTCCCCGTGAAATTACTCAACAGATCGTCGACCTGCCTGAAAACGTGCAGCTGATCATTAATGAACGACTGAAAGAGCTGAAGCTGGCCCTGCAGGGCAAAGCCAGTTTTCGCCTGCAAATCAAGCCGCATATGCAGGGGAAAGACCGTTTTACCCGCGTACTGCTCAGCCGGGCGACGAAAGAGAAATCCGTGCGGATGGTCGAGCTGGATCATCCCCTGGGAAATCGGCCCAATCTGAATGTGAACCAGATCCTGGGCAACCAGGTCTTCACGAATGAACTGGAACAGTTGACCCCCGCCATTCAGGAACAGATTCGCACGATGCTGCACCGCATCCGCATCCCCACGATCCGGGTCCACGCGGACAGCCCGATTTAA
- a CDS encoding inorganic diphosphatase has product MTHCWHDVTPGQNLPRDFTAVIEIPTFSKVKYELDKVTGLLRLDRMLYSAVHYPANYGFIPQTLAEDDDPLDVLVLCQEPVDPLTILDARAIGVMTMIDSGKPDHKILAVAVNDPEYNPYTDASELPPHRLAMLRRFFQDYKMLEGKTVEVEEFQAAAAAFPIIEDSLQRYSSQRRRGFL; this is encoded by the coding sequence GTGACCCACTGTTGGCACGATGTGACACCGGGACAGAATCTGCCTCGCGATTTCACAGCCGTTATCGAAATTCCCACCTTTTCCAAAGTGAAATATGAGTTAGACAAAGTCACGGGCCTGCTCAGGCTGGACCGGATGCTCTACTCAGCAGTGCATTATCCCGCCAACTATGGGTTTATTCCCCAGACTCTGGCTGAAGACGATGACCCTCTGGATGTTCTGGTACTCTGTCAGGAACCGGTAGACCCCCTGACAATTCTGGACGCCCGGGCGATCGGGGTGATGACCATGATCGACAGCGGCAAGCCCGACCATAAAATTCTGGCGGTGGCCGTGAATGATCCTGAATACAACCCCTACACCGATGCCTCCGAACTGCCGCCGCATCGTCTGGCCATGCTGCGGCGTTTCTTCCAGGATTATAAAATGCTGGAAGGGAAGACGGTGGAAGTCGAAGAATTTCAGGCAGCCGCAGCAGCGTTTCCGATCATCGAAGATTCACTGCAGCGTTACAGCAGCCAGCGCCGCCGCGGTTTTCTATAA
- a CDS encoding FKBP-type peptidyl-prolyl cis-trans isomerase, with translation MQRSRILIGCSLISLTFAGCSNYVRQGEQVDPPAATAKVRPADNQQTEMEVTVTDEANPGYSSTPSGLKYRIVREGNDTKPGPQDTVTVHYRGTLEDGTEFDSSYKRGQTISFPLGNVIAGWTEGLQLIGEGGEVELIIPPELGYGAAGSPPVIPGNATLHFRVELFKVN, from the coding sequence ATGCAAAGATCTCGAATTTTAATTGGATGCAGTCTGATCAGCCTGACATTCGCCGGTTGCAGTAATTATGTTCGCCAGGGAGAACAGGTTGATCCCCCGGCAGCCACGGCGAAAGTCAGACCTGCAGACAACCAGCAAACAGAAATGGAAGTAACCGTGACAGACGAAGCAAACCCCGGCTATTCCTCGACTCCGTCCGGCCTGAAGTACCGCATCGTACGCGAAGGCAATGATACTAAACCAGGTCCTCAGGATACGGTGACCGTTCACTATCGCGGGACACTGGAAGATGGAACCGAATTTGACAGTTCCTACAAACGGGGCCAGACCATTTCATTTCCTCTGGGCAATGTCATTGCCGGCTGGACTGAAGGCCTGCAGTTGATTGGTGAAGGGGGAGAGGTCGAACTGATCATTCCGCCAGAGCTCGGCTATGGTGCCGCTGGTTCTCCACCTGTCATCCCCGGAAATGCGACCCTCCATTTTCGAGTGGAACTCTTTAAAGTGAATTAG
- a CDS encoding GNAT family N-acetyltransferase — protein sequence MIDQIQIRPAKHEDISPLADFIVPFVEQGKILPRTSEELDELVETGFIAIEADAEIVGFASLEIYSRKLAEIRSLVVAEHRQGIGVGKKLVSACVERARQRNILEVMAVTSSDVFFQSCGFDFTLPGEKKALFIQPHLTE from the coding sequence ATGATTGACCAGATTCAGATACGTCCTGCTAAACATGAGGATATCAGCCCTCTGGCAGATTTTATTGTCCCTTTCGTAGAGCAGGGAAAAATTCTGCCCCGGACCTCGGAAGAGCTGGATGAACTGGTGGAAACCGGATTTATCGCCATTGAAGCAGATGCGGAAATCGTAGGCTTCGCGTCGCTGGAGATCTACTCCCGGAAACTGGCGGAAATTCGCAGCCTGGTTGTTGCCGAGCATCGGCAGGGAATCGGGGTGGGCAAAAAACTGGTTTCCGCCTGTGTTGAGCGGGCGCGTCAGCGGAATATTCTGGAGGTGATGGCCGTAACCTCGTCTGACGTCTTTTTCCAGAGTTGCGGATTTGACTTCACCCTGCCCGGCGAGAAAAAGGCGTTATTCATCCAGCCCCATCTGACGGAATAA
- a CDS encoding peptidylprolyl isomerase: MKALLTAVWAITATILLGASSCLAEAPATFRVKMETTKGTFYIDVNRKWSPHGADRFYELVNSGFYDQCAFFRVIDGFMAQVGINGDPETQAKWRDKTFKDDPVAKSNLRGYVTFAKTGAPDSRTTQFYINFKDNRRLDALGFAPFGYISPEGMRVVDALYNGYGEGAPVGNGPSQGRLQLEGNDYLKREFPRLDYIKKATVVKK; this comes from the coding sequence ATGAAGGCATTACTGACAGCGGTCTGGGCGATCACGGCAACGATCTTACTGGGGGCTTCCAGCTGTCTTGCAGAAGCACCGGCAACTTTTCGGGTCAAAATGGAAACCACCAAAGGGACTTTCTATATCGATGTGAATCGAAAATGGAGTCCGCATGGTGCCGATCGTTTTTACGAACTGGTTAATTCCGGGTTTTACGATCAGTGTGCTTTTTTCCGGGTGATTGACGGCTTCATGGCGCAAGTAGGGATCAACGGCGATCCGGAGACGCAGGCCAAATGGCGCGACAAGACCTTCAAGGATGATCCCGTGGCGAAATCCAATCTGCGGGGCTACGTGACGTTTGCCAAAACCGGAGCACCTGATTCCAGAACAACACAGTTCTATATCAATTTCAAAGACAACAGGCGGCTCGATGCGCTGGGTTTTGCACCGTTTGGCTATATTTCCCCGGAAGGGATGCGGGTGGTGGATGCGTTGTACAACGGCTATGGAGAAGGCGCACCGGTGGGGAACGGCCCGTCACAGGGGCGTCTGCAGCTCGAAGGCAATGACTATCTGAAACGCGAATTTCCCCGCCTGGATTATATTAAGAAAGCGACTGTCGTCAAAAAATAA